One window from the genome of Gambusia affinis linkage group LG14, SWU_Gaff_1.0, whole genome shotgun sequence encodes:
- the poc1bl gene encoding polypeptide N-acetylgalactosaminyltransferase 4 produces the protein MRGRCSRKLAVLAKAGLLLWLLWLGYLLLERASFPSSSSTEEDEEEQNIQARQLALEESGIDGQLARPVYVKPPADANAPGEWGRATHLNLSPDEKKQEEESVERYAINIYVSDKISLHRHIQDHRMNECRAKKFHYRHLPTTSVIIAFYNEAWSTLLRTIHSVLETTPAILLKEIILIDDFSDRGYLKSQLAEYISNLQRVRLIRTNKREGLVRARLIGATYATGDVLTFLDCHCECVPGWIEPLLERIAQNASTIVCPVIDTIDWNNFEFYMQTDEPMIGGFDWRLTFQWHSVPEAERQKRKSRIEPIRSPTMAGGLFAVSKAFFEYLGTYDMGMEVWGGENLELSFRVWQCGGSLEIHPCSHVGHVFPKKAPYARPNFLQNTVRAAEVWMGSYKQHFYNRNPPARKENYGDISQREQLRDKLKCKSFEWYLKNIYPDLHVPEDREGWHGAVRSSGLQSECLDYNAPDHSPTGAQLSLFGCHGQGGNQYFEYTSQKEIRFNSVTELCAEVLDGQTSIGMRHCPQDGEAKPPSIIWDFKQDGTIYHPHSDMCVTAYRTTEGRTDAQMRRCNPADRNQQWKFEW, from the exons ATGAGGGGGCGCTGCTCCAGAAAGCTGGCCGTGTTGGCCAAGGCCGGCCTCTTGCTGTGGCTGCTGTGGCTGGGGTATCTTCTGCTGGAACGAGCGTCCTTCCCGTCGTCTTCCTCTAcagaagaggatgaggaggagcaAAACATCCAGGCCAGGCAGCTGGCTTTAGAAGAGAGTGGGATAGACGGGCAGCTGGCCAGGCCCGTCTATGTTAAGCCTCCAGCGGACGCCAATGCGCCGGGGGAGTGGGGCCGGGCCACTCACCTCAACCTCAGTCCTGACgagaagaaacaggaagaggagagcGTGGAGCGGTACGCCATTAACATTTACGTCAGCGACAAGATCTCCCTCCATCGGCACATCCAGGACCACAGAATGAATGA ATGCCGGGCTAAGAAGTTTCACTACCGACATTTACCCACCACCTCTGTGATCATCGCCTTCTACAATGAGGCCTGGTCCACTCTGCTGAGGACAATTCACAGCGTGCTGGAGACCACGCCTGCCATCCTGTTGAAGGAGATCATCCTAATTGATGACTTCAGTGACAGAG gcTACCTGAAATCCCAGCTTGCTGAATATATCAGCAATCTGCAACGTGTGCGGCTCATTCGCACAAACAAAAGGGAAGGGCTGGTACGCGCACGTCTCATTGGCGCCACCTACGCTACGGGGGATGTCCTGACATTTCTCGATTGCCACTGTGAGTGTGTCCCGGGCTGGATCGAGCCCCTGCTGGAAAG GATTGCTCAGAACGCCAGCACCATCGTCTGCCCTGTGATCGACACCATTGACTGGAACAACTTTGAGTTTTACATGCAGACAGACGAGCCGATGATTGGAGGCTTTGACTGGAGACTCACCTTTCAGTGGCACTCTGTTCCTGAAGCGGAACGCCAGAAACGAAAGTCTCGCATTGAGCCCATCAG GTCTCCAACTATGGCAGGTGGATTATTTGCTGTAAGCAAAGCCTTTTTTGAATACCTTGGCACATATGACATGGGCATGGAGGTGTGGGGAGGAGAAAACCTGGAACTTTCTTTCAGA GTGTGGCAGTGTGGCGGCAGCCTGGAGATCCATCCCTGCTCCCACGTTGGCCATGTGTTCCCTAAAAAGGCCCCATACGCACGACCCAACTTCCTCCAGAATACTGTACGGGCCGCAGAGGTTTGGATGGGCTCCTACAAGCAGCACTTCTACAACAGGAACCCTCCAGCCAGAAAG GAGAACTACGGAGACATCTCGCAGAGGGAGCAGCTGAGGGACAAACTGAAGTGCAAAAGCTTTGAATGGTATTTGAAGAACATCTACCCAGATCTACACGTCCCCGAGGACCGGGAAGGCTGGCACGGGGCT gtACGCAGCTCGGGGTTACAATCAGAGTGTCTTGATTACAACGCTCCAGATCACAGTCCCACTGGAGCCCAGCTTTCTCTGTTTGGCTGCCATGGCCAGGGAGGCAACCAG tactttGAATACACTTCCCAGAAGGAGATCCGTTTCAACTCGGTGACGGAGCTGTGTGCTGAGGTACTTGACGGACAAACCTCCATCGGAATGAGACACTGTCCTCAAGACGGGGAAGCAAAGCCTCCCAGCATCATATGGGATTTCAAACAG GATGGGACCATCTACCACCCTCATTCAGACATGTGCGTGACAGCTTACCGCACGACGGAGGGACGCACGGACGCACAGATGAGGCGGTGCAACCCGGCCGACAGGAACCAGCAGTGGAAGTTTGAGTGGTAG